A genomic window from Plectropomus leopardus isolate mb unplaced genomic scaffold, YSFRI_Pleo_2.0 unplaced_scaffold3135, whole genome shotgun sequence includes:
- the cunh4orf33 gene encoding UPF0462 protein C4orf33 homolog, with translation MEFLIWHTWDSDPVTHEPIRISFSPGQGGLKVQISAPFFNDPAAPAGPPGVPFPGLWDYEVVESFFLDSTTENYLELEFCPHGQHLVLLLSGVGQAFIQQLPMVFSATIRGDAWVGEALVPWSYFPPNVNKMNSYAIHGSGEKRTYEALYPVPREDLVEGQQPNFHRLQYFKDFRLQSIMGEDWVQPPSDLWVGKP, from the exons ACAGCGACCCCGTGACCCACGAGCCCATCAGGATCAGTTTCTCTCCGGGTCAGGGGGGGCTCAAGGTCCAGATTTCTGCGCCCTTCTTTAACGACCCCGCGGCCCCCGCAGGGCCCCCCGGTGTGCCCTTCCCTGGACTCTGGGACTATGAAG tggtcGAGTCGTTCTTCCTCGACAGCACGACAGAAAACTACCTGGAGCTCGAGTTTTGTCC acaCGGTCAGCACCTGGTCCTGCTGCTGTCGGGTGTCGGCCAGGCTTTCATC CAACAGCTGCCCATGGTGTTCAGCGCCACCATCAGAGGCGACGCGTGGGTGGGCGAGGCGCTCGTCCCCTGGTCCTACTTCCCTCCCAACGTCAACAAGATGAACTCGTACGCCATCCACGGCTCCGGAGAGAAGCGCACGTACGAGGCGCTGTACCCCGTCCCCAGAGAGGACCTGGTGGAGGGACAGCAGCCCAACTT CCACCGCCTTCAGTACTTCAAAGATTTCCGCCTGCAAAGCATCATGGGAGAGGACTGGGTTCAGCCGCCGTCTGATCTTTGGGTTGGAAAACCATGA